The proteins below come from a single Myxocyprinus asiaticus isolate MX2 ecotype Aquarium Trade chromosome 28, UBuf_Myxa_2, whole genome shotgun sequence genomic window:
- the LOC127418792 gene encoding ATP-dependent RNA helicase DDX19B-like isoform X3, with the protein MDVGDAPVLCSNGTKPVDDGDKSDEEEKEDKATQSLLNKLIRSNLVNNTNQVEVLQRDPNSPLYSVKTFEELRLKPQLLKGVYEMGFNRPSKIQENALPMMLAEPPQNLIAQSQSGTGKTAAFVLAMLSHVDPALKWTQCLCISPTYELALQTGKVIEQMGKFYPEVTLAYAVRGHRMERGIKISEQIVIGTPGTVLDWCIKLKLIDLRKIKVFVLDEADVMIATQGHQDQSIRIQRMLPKGCQMLLFSATFEDSVWNFAVRVVPDPNIIKLKREEETLDTIKQYYVLCNSKEDKYNALCNIYGAITIAQAMIFCHTRKTANWLAGQMSKEGHQVALLSGEMVVEQRAAIIERFRDGKEKVLITTNVCARGIDVEQVSVVINFDLPLDKDHNPDNETYLHRIGRTGRFGKRGLAINMVDSQRSMEILKTIERHFNKKILRLDTDDLDEIEKIAN; encoded by the exons AGGACAAAGCCACACAGTCCCTCTTAAATAAGCTCATCAGAAGCAATTTAGTCAACAACACAAACCAAGTGGAGGTTCTTCAGAGGGATCCAAACTCCCCTCTGTATTCAGTGAAGACCTTTGAGGAGCTAAGACT GAAACCTCAGCTGCTCAAAGGCGTGTATGAAATGGGCTTCAACAGACCCTCTAAAATTCAAGAGAATGCACTTCCCATGATGCTCGCCGAACC ACCTCAGAATCTGATCGCTCAGTCTCAGTCTGGCACTGGTAAAACGGCCGCCTTCGTATTGGCCATGCTCAGCCATGTGGACCCAGCCCTTAAATGGACACAG TGTTTGTGCATTTCTCCCACTTATGAGCTCGCTCTGCAAACGGGTAAAGTCATTGAGCAGATGGGCAAATTCTACCCAGAGGTCACACTGGCATATGCAGTTCGTGGACACAGAA TGGAGCGTGGCATTAAAATCAGTGAGCAGATTGTCATCGGGACACCCGGGACCGTTCTAGACTGGTGCATCAAACTGAAACTCATTGACCTGAGGAAGATCAAAGTGTTTGTTTTGGATGAGGCTGATGTCATGATCGCCACGCAGGGCCACCAGGATCAAAGCATCCGCATTCAGAG AATGCTGCCCAAAGGCTGCCAGATGTTACTTTTCTCTGCTACATTTGAGGACTCCGTGTGGAATTTTGCAGTGCGGGTCGTGCCGGACCCCAACATCATCAAGCTCAAACGAGAAGAGGAGACCCTGGACACTATCAAGCAGTACTATGTGCTCTGCAATAGCAAGGAGGACAAATACAATGCACTCTGTAACATTTATGGAGCTATCACTATAGCACAAGCTATGATCTTCTGTCAT ACTCGTAAAACAGCCAACTGGCTCGCAGGGCAGATGTCTAAAGAAGGCCACCAGGTGGCGCTTCTCAGTGGTGAAATGGTAGTAGAGCAAAGAGCTGCAATTATTGAACGATTCAGAGATGGCAAAGAGAAGGTTCTTATCACTACTAATGTCTGTGCAAGAG GTATTGATGTCGAACAAGTGTCTGTGGTGATCAACTTTGACCTACCTCTGGACAAAGACCACAATCCAGACAATGAAACGTACCTCCATAGGATCGGGAGAACAGGACGATTTGGCAAGAGAGGGCTTGCCATCAACATGGTGGACAGCCAGCGCAGCATGGAGATTCTCAAGACAATTGAAAGGCATTTTA ATAAGAAAATTCTGAGGCTGGATACAGATGATCTTGACGAAATCGAAAAGATTGCCAACTGA
- the LOC127419091 gene encoding ceramide-1-phosphate transfer protein-like produces the protein MTDTFRLQEVLDAFRSCLSETKEVYVKYYIAGWQDLVSFMNSLGNMFSFISSDVVSKIKIMENFLSGENGSHYVTIQSMVNYELENDLVDLTNRGNHPESGCRTLLRLHRALHWLELFLDRLRTSTEGSKTSVMCSEAYNESLAHHHPWYIRTVVGVAFCALPGRDTFFDVMNAGDHTQVVHLLGESLPLISEVYQITEDLYAKNNLLELP, from the exons ATGACAGATACATTCAGACTTCAGGAAGTGTTGGATGCATTCAGATCATGTCTGAGTGAGACTAAAGAGGTTTATGTTAAATATTATATAGCAGGATGGCAAGATCTGGTCAG CTTCATGAACAGTTTGGGAAATATGTTTTCCTTCATCTCCAGTGATGTGGTAAGCAAGATTAAAATCATGGAGAACTTCCTTTCGGGTGAAAATGGGTCCCATTATGTCACCATCCAGTCCATGGTGAATTATGAGCTGGAGAACGACCTGGTGGACCTCACCAATAGGGGCAACCACCCAGAATCCGGTTGTCGCACTCTTCTCAGGCTACATCGGGCTCTGCACTGGCTCGAGCTTTTCCTGGACAGACTGCGAACCAGCACGGAGGGTAGCAAGACCTCTGTCATGTGTTCTGAGGCGTATAATGAGTCTCTGGCTCACCACCACCCCTGGTATATCCGCACAGTTGTTGGTGTGGCATTCTGTGCACTTCCAGGACGTGACACATTCTTTGATGTGATGAATGCAGGTGATCACACGCAGGTGGTTCATCTGTTGGGAGAGTCTTTGCCTCTCATCTCTGAAGTGTACCAGATCACAGAAGACTTATATGCAAAGAACAACCTCCTGGAGTTACCATAG